TGCAATTATTTCATCTTCTGAATACGCACCAAGACTATATATACCAGGCAAGTCTATGACTTTATATGTATTCTTGTCAAATTTAAATTCACCTTCTTTTTTTTCTACAGTAACCCCTGGCCAATTTCCTACATGTTGGTTAGAACCAGTTAATGCATTGAATAATGTAGTTTTACCACTGTTAGGGTTACCTACTAATGCTATAGTACTCAATTTATTCCTCTCCTTTCATTTGATTATTCAACAAATATGTTAGCAGCTTCATCTTTTCTTAAAGTTAATTTGTATCCGCGTAAAAATATTTCAATAGGATCTCCTAAAGGAGCTTTTCCAACTACTTCAATTGTAACTCCAGGTATTACTCCCATATCTAATAATCTTCTTTTAATGTGAGTGTCTTTTGATATTTTTTTAACTTTAACGGTTGAACCAATTGGTATAGTATCTAAACTTTTCACTTTCTAAACCTCCTTTTTAAATATAATAGAGATGATCGATATAGGCAGTTAATTGATATTGATAATCACTATCAATATCATAATACATTTTTAGAATTAATGCAATAGTTTTGAGGAAAATAATTTAAATAATTGTTTAAGTATAGAAATAATAAAAATTGCATAATAAATTATAAGTTATATATTGATATTAAAAATATAGAAATGATAAGTTAAATACAGCTAAAGAATATTTATTAATTCTAAACTATGTTTACAATAATTTAAAATTAAGGTACAATATACACACCCCCCTAGGGGAGAGGCAAGATAGGATAAGGAGGTA
This portion of the Keratinibaculum paraultunense genome encodes:
- a CDS encoding FeoA family protein — protein: MKSLDTIPIGSTVKVKKISKDTHIKRRLLDMGVIPGVTIEVVGKAPLGDPIEIFLRGYKLTLRKDEAANIFVE